A window of Paraburkholderia sp. ZP32-5 genomic DNA:
CGACGATCGCAACATGTCGCGCAAGAGTCTGCAAGACGCGCAAACGGCGATGCAAGGCGACGACGCCCGGGCGCGTTCGGCCCACTCGATACAGGAAGGACTCGACGCGATGCTGCGTCAGCAGTTCGGCGACACGCTCGCGAATGCGGCGAGCGCCACGGCATCCGATCTGTTCGAGCGTCTGCTGATGGGTCGTGCTTCTATCGTGCGCGTTACATTGCCTGCGGGTGCAGCCGGTGAAGCAGGCGAGTCTGGCGAAGCCCCACCGAAGGTCACGGTCGATGCACCCGATGGACAACGTATCGCCATGCAATGGCTATCCGCTTCGCCGACGGCCGATCCGGCGGTGCAGGGACAGGCGTGGCTATACACGACCGCTCGCGCGCTTCCGGTCGGCATGCGCACGACCGCTCATCTGCCGACAACGCAAGAGCCAGCGACATCGCTAGTGATCCCGGCGCGCGCGGTGCTGTGGTATGGCGGACAAACATGGGTCTATATGAAAACCGCCAACGATCGCTTCACACGCCGCTTCGTGTCCGCATCGACCGACGACGATCAAGACGTTGCGGTCACCACAGGCTTCCATGCGGGTGACGAAGTCGTCACGCAAGGCGCGCAACTGCTGCTCTCGGAGGAACTGAAACCGCAAGGCATCGCGACGGTCTGCAAGGACCCGCCCGAGTGCGACGACTGATCGCACCGCCCTACTCATCCCGTCACTCATGCTCAACGCGATCATCCGCTTCTCGCTGC
This region includes:
- a CDS encoding efflux RND transporter periplasmic adaptor subunit; the protein is MRHRLRYFLTLVVVLIIGICVYAYSAFDASASARADSPTATVAAQPSVQTVNGETVVVVSPDAQRASHIEVSPLATSRVEHTRSAYATVVDLQPLFDLRNRLASARADAESLATQASNAQAQYARSRALFDDDRNMSRKSLQDAQTAMQGDDARARSAHSIQEGLDAMLRQQFGDTLANAASATASDLFERLLMGRASIVRVTLPAGAAGEAGESGEAPPKVTVDAPDGQRIAMQWLSASPTADPAVQGQAWLYTTARALPVGMRTTAHLPTTQEPATSLVIPARAVLWYGGQTWVYMKTANDRFTRRFVSASTDDDQDVAVTTGFHAGDEVVTQGAQLLLSEELKPQGIATVCKDPPECDD